The following nucleotide sequence is from Scheffersomyces stipitis CBS 6054 chromosome 4, complete sequence.
GCTACTGCCGTGATTGCCGGCCTTGGTTTGTTGATTGCAGCTATCTTGTCGACTTTCGGCAACTCCAACGCTGCTTCTCACATCTCAGCCAATTCCGTATCGCTCTTCTTGTACTTCCAGAGTGTAGTTGTTGTCTGTATGCAACACGTAGAGAGAGTGCCACCTATTGCCTCGGCCTGGTCGGAAAATTTGGCCTGGTCGATGGGGCTAATCCGTGTTGGTTTCATGCAAAAGATCTTCAGATGGTATGTCCAGAGTACCGGAGGAAACCCAACCCAGTACTTTTCCGGAACCACAAAACAGATTTTGGTTCAGAGATCGCTTGACTACGTTAATGGTATCAGAAAGAGAGCCCTTGACTTTGCCTTGAAGTCCAACTCTAATTTGTTTGTTTTGAGAGGTATAAAGAGAATCGGATTCAATTCGTTTATCGAACCCACTTCTATCGTAGTTACCGGgttcaccttcttcataATCGTGGGCTATCTCTTGGTGCTTCTCTTGGTTGTCACCAAGCTGGTGCTAGACTTGTTGATCCGATTCAAGAGACTCTCCCCATCTACTCTCACGACGTTCAGATTGCAGTTCCCAGTCATCTTGAAGGGCTCTATCTTGAGATACATTTATATCGGCTTCACCCAGTTAGTAATCTTGTCTCTCTGGGAGTTCACTCAACAAGACTCACCGGCTGTGATCGTGTTGGCTGTCTTGTTTTTGCTCTTGCCACTTTCTGTGATTGGATACTCCTACTGGATGGTAATAAAATTTGGCAAAGAGTCtatcaagaagtacaacaaCCCGGCTGCCATGCTCTATGGTGATAACAGGATTTTAGACAAGTACGGCTACTGCTATACCATGTTCCATGCTGACAAGTACTGGTTTGGTGTAGTGTTGATTGGCTATAACTTACTCAAGGCTATATTTATTGGCTTGTTACAGACATCCGGTAAGGCTTCTGTGGTTATATTGTTTGTTATCGATCTTGCTTACACGATCTACTTGATCTACACAGCTCCCTACTTGAACAAGCCTACCAACATTCTTTCGTATGTGATATCTGTAGTTGTCACGGCCAACTCATTCTtgttccttttcttttccgATTTGTTTGGCCAACCAGCTCCTGTGGCCTCTATTATGGGTTGGGTGTTCTTCATTCTCAATGCAGCTTTCTCATTGGTGCTTTTGGTGTTTATTCTTGTGTTCATCGTCATGTCGGTTATTTCCAAGAACCCTGATGCCAGATTTGCTCCTGCTAGAGACGACAGATTCTCGTTCCAGAGAAAGTCTTCCATGAAGCGCAGATCGTTTATCGACGAAAAGCAGTTGTCAGACGAAGACTCCAACCAAGCAAGACTGGGCGGCGACGAGTTGGCTGCTCTTGGTGTTGCTGCTCAGGACCACTCCACCGACTGGGAAGCTCAGAtgtacaagttgaacaaccTCTCAGGTGAAGGCGCCAGCAGCCAGAATGAGATTCTGTCTAACCGTGAGTTCCTCACTCCTAGCATCCAACAGAAGGAAGGTATCCTGGATATACACGAAGAAATTACTACTGAAAAAGAGCCTACAAAGCTCAAGTCTCGTTTTGGTACTTTTAAGAATAAGTTAACCAAAGGATTGTCCATAAATAGAGGAGGCAAGCCTACTATTACATCTGATGACCTGCTCCAGTCGTCTATTAGTCCCGCCGTTGAatccaagaacatcaacagaatgAGTGACACCTTGGAGATTGGAaatgatgacgaagaaaccGACAACTTCAATCCATTCGAAATACCCCCCAGGCATGAGGGCCGTCAACATAATAGGCACGAATCCAGTGTATCTAACGTCTCTAGTAATAGCGGACCTGTGAGAGCCACCAGATTCCTTTGATTATGATAGTTTCCAAGCATTTTGTACCCTAGATTGTATTTTTCCGGTTTTCTCAGTATGCGCCTTTTGTTATATTATTGattaatttcattttcctttCGTCGTCGTCGATGGACATCATAGTCTGTCACTTTTGCATAATAGAGGTCTGTCACCTGAAAAAATATACGTTAACTTGTATGAATTATGTACACGGTATGGATTTATATATTATTGCTCTAGTTGTAGTTGATCCCACAAGTCCTGAAGCTTCTGTATTTGTTCCATGGCAACCTTCCTGGTCTTGCTTGAGATAATGAGCTGCAACCTTTGGTCAAATGAGAGGCTCAGCATGATCTTGGTCATATCACCTTCTTCTAAAATAGGATTCTCCCATTGCTGGGACTTAGAGAGCCAGTTATTATATCTCTGCAGAAACTTGTTGATATCAATAGGAGAGATGATTCTGTTCAAGTAATCGGCAGAAACAGCCACTGCACGAGATATAACATGCACCTCCAGCTCAGAATAGACATACTGTTCATTAACATCGATTTTGGTTGCCCATGTGTCGCTATTCATGTCAGCTGTGTTACTAAGGGAAAACCGTAGATTCCATGGAGAAGCTGTGGCCAAGTAAGGTATCGTCTGGACGATCGAAGGGTTAAGaaaatctttgaaattgGTATCTATCCATTGTTGAGTACTATCTTGAGCAATCAAGGGTAGAATTGGTCTGGCCAAAGAACTATCacaatcaaaatcaaggCTTTTGAGAAAATCTTCATTGCCAAACTGTTGGAacaaagtcttcttctgttgtgCCAGAACAGGACATTCAAAAAGTCCTCCTACAAAAGTATTTGGCATGTAGAAAGAAACATCTCTCTTGGCATACTTCTTTCGTCGAGCCATCTTGTAGCAAACTAGGTTTCGTGATTCCCATTCAAAGGAAGATTGCGGATCAGCTTGTTTGATATCCTCTAAATGGTGGTAAGCTATATTCCCCTTATACTGGATTCTCTTGCCCGCAGTCAACGATTCCAATGCCTTGTCAAATTTATTCCTCACAAACTGACCAAAACGCTCTAAACGACTATTAGGAATTTCTGAATATCCAGAAATCGTACCATTATTTCCAGGCAACAAGTTCTCTACTGTGTCTTCGGGTGGTAAAGATAGTACATCTCCCAACTTAGGCTTGAGCATACAGAAGGGCTTATCCCAGTCTATGTCTGTGCTGGACATGGTTCTTTTTACTTTCTGGTAGTCAACTTGCCCATGGTCACAATGTGAAATTTGTATGAAATGCATACTGAAAGGAGGAAATAAACCACTGATCTTGTATTGTctgttgatcttgaaccCAGTAGAAGGTACCATGTTCAGCAGACTAGGATCACATACTTTGTGCTCTTTCCAGTACCATGTTGGGGCAACTAATGTGAAAAGAGAGTGGAGCAAGAGAAAAATGGTGTATCTCATGGACACTAAAAAACCAGAAATATGGGTTCTGGAACTAGTATAGTATTCAGTAATTAAAGAATGTCATCAAaaagagttggaagattcaatttcagatgAGTCAAGTAAATGAACCAAGTGTGTACGGTATTGTAAGTTCTGCCAGTAAGCTTTCTGTTAAGactgttcttcttttatgGGTTTTCTTCTGTTAAGAGTATTCCGTTGAGTTCTGAGAAGTATTGATAAAAATGAGAAAATTCTAAGCGCTgtttcgcagccattttaAAATGAGGAGAGGttagctgcgaaaatgTTTCAActgctgcgaaaaataaGCTGCGATGAGAAGAGACTTCCGGACAAACAAAACGATGCCCACTGCTGCAAGTCATGTGATCAATAGCCCGgaaatattttttttcagtGAGATGCACTTGAGATGGACTTATATAAAAATATACTAAAAAGTTTCGAGATCTCCAGTCTTCCAGCCAAACTCCCAAAAGTTCTCTTGAATTCCAATTTTGTGTCTATATAAAAGTTTTTCAGTCGTTCTGTAACATAATTGCTACTGGAAACTTTCAAAATGGACGCTAACCAGAGCAATAAGGCCCATCGTGGTGGTGGATCTAAGAAAACCACGGCTAAAAAGAAGCTTCACCAGAATGGCCAGAATAAGAAGGCTTTTGCCGTGAATGCCCCTAGAAAATTGGAGCGTATGGCCAGAAGATCGCATGACGTCAACGAAAGAAAGCTACATGTTCCTATGGTGGACAGAACACCTGAAGACGATCCACCTCCAGTGATAGTAGCTGTAGTAGGGCCACCTGGCACTGGAAAAACGAcattgatcaagtctttAATTAGAAGATTGACAAAGACTACACTTACAGAAATTAAGGGACCAATCACTGTAGTTAgtggaaagagaagaagattgacCTTCATTGAAGTTTCCAACGATTTAAACCTGATGATCGATGCAGCTAAGATCGCCGACTTGGTGTTGCTCTTGATTGATGGGAACTATGGGTTGGAAATGGAGACTATGGAATTCTTAAACATTGCTCAGCACCATGGTATGCCTCGTGTACTTGGTGTATCAACGCATTTggacttgttcaaatcaCAGCTGACATTGAGAACTTCTAAAAAGAGGTTGAAACACAGATTCTGGACAGAAGTCTACCAGGGAGCCAAGCTCTTCTATCTTTCTGGGGTGATTAACGGCCGGTATCCTGACCGTgagatcttgaatttgagCAGATTCATCTCGGTGATGAAGTTCCGTCCTTTGAAGTGGAGAAATGAGCATCCATATTTGCTTGCTGATAGAATCACCGACTTGACCCATCCTCAAGATATAGTGGACAATCCGAAATGCGACAGAAAAGTCGCCATCTACGGATATTTGCATGGTACTCCGCTTGCAGCCGAAGGAGCCCAAGTTCACATTGCTGGTGTAGgagatcaagttgttcattCTGTAGAAAAGCTTCCAGATCCTTGTCCCACTCCATACTACGAGCAGAAGCTTGAGgaaattgaaagagaaagagcCAAAGCAGCTGCGGAATCAGGAGAGCCTTTGGCcaaaacaacaagaagacgTAAGAGATTGGAAGACAAACAAAAAATCATATATGCACCTATGTCTGACGTGGGTGGTGTGCTTGTAGACAAGGATGCAGTGTATATCGATATGGGCAACAGACAAGCTTTTGTCAAGGGCGAGgaaggtgaagaaatgggagaaggagaaaagTTGGTCACAGATTTACAAGAGGTCCAGAAGACCATGGCCGAACGTTTGGAGGAAGGTCCCGGTTTGCAATTGTTTTCCAGTTCAGAtgcattgaagaaagttaacgaagaagaagatagcGAAACAGAAGGAGGCTTGTTATCAGACCTTGACt
It contains:
- a CDS encoding Orn/DAP/Arg decarboxylase 2, giving the protein AKRSLMATSLVTCMDNSQITPLYFNVTFNPDDGSLRYALDLTTDISTYVVAHLQVYAYGFLIIERDIDMCSLGWPQFCPVFPGSLQIDSIEYISNDVVSSIPGIAYTVPDIDAVAKVIVKDRDTKQTLTCLQASFSNGKTISQTGAKWATAVIAGLGLLIAAILSTFGNSNAASHISANSVSLFLYFQSVVVVCMQHVERVPPIASAWSENLAWSMGLIRVGFMQKIFRWYVQSTGGNPTQYFSGTTKQILVQRSLDYVNGIRKRALDFALKSNSNLFVLRGIKRIGFNSFIEPTSIVVTGFTFFIIVGYLLVLLLVVTKSVLDLLIRFKRLSPSTLTTFRLQFPVILKGSILRYIYIGFTQLVILSLWEFTQQDSPAVIVLAVLFLLLPLSVIGYSYWMVIKFGKESIKKYNNPAAMLYGDNRILDKYGYCYTMFHADKYWFGVVLIGYNLLKAIFIGLLQTSGKASVVILFVIDLAYTIYLIYTAPYLNKPTNILSYVISVVVTANSFLFLFFSDLFGQPAPVASIMGWVFFILNAAFSLVLLVFILVFIVMSVISKNPDARFAPARDDRFSFQRKSSMKRRSFIDEKQLSDEDSNQARSGGDELAALGVAAQDHSTDWEAQMYKLNNLSGEGASSQNEISSNREFLTP
- a CDS encoding predicted protein, whose translation is YTIFLLLHSLFTLVAPTWYWKEHKVCDPSSSNMVPSTGFKINRQYKISGLFPPFSMHFIQISHCDHGQVDYQKVKRTMSSTDIDWDKPFCMLKPKLGDVLSLPPEDTVENLLPGNNGTISGYSEIPNSRLERFGQFVRNKFDKALESLTAGKRIQYKGNIAYHHLEDIKQADPQSSFEWESRNLVCYKMARRKKYAKRDVSFYMPNTFVGGLFECPVSAQQKKTLFQQFGNEDFLKSLDFDCDSSLARPILPLIAQDSTQQWIDTNFKDFLNPSIVQTIPYLATASPWNLRFSLSNTADMNSDTWATKIDVNEQYVYSESEVHVISRAVAVSADYLNRIISPIDINKFSQRYNNWLSKSQQWENPILEEGDMTKIMSSLSFDQRLQLIISSKTRKVAMEQIQKLQDLWDQLQ